In the Klebsiella aerogenes KCTC 2190 genome, one interval contains:
- the nirB gene encoding nitrite reductase large subunit NirB, producing the protein MSKVRIAIIGNGMVGHRFIEELLDKAPAGQFDITVFCEEPRIAYDRVHLSSYFSHHTAEELSLVREGFYEKHGVKVLVGERAITINRQEKVIHSSAGRTVFYDKLIMATGSYPWIPPIKGAETQDCFVYRTIEDLNAIESCARRSKRGAVVGGGLLGLEAAGALKNLGVETHVIEFAPMLMAEQLDQMGGEQLKRKIESMGVKVHTSKNTKEIVQQGTEARKTMRFADGSELQVDFIVFSTGIRPRDKLATQCGLAVAQRGGIMVNDSCQTSDPDIYAIGECASWNNRVYGLVAPGYKMAQVTVDHILGNDNLFTGADLSAKLKLLGVDVGGIGDAHGRTPGARSYVYLDESKEVYKRLIVSEDNKTLLGAVLVGDTSDYGNLLQLVLNAIELPENPDSLILPAHAGSGKPSIGVDKLPDSAQICSCFDVSKGDLIAAINKGCHTVAALKAETKAGTGCGGCIPLVTQVLNAELAKQGIEVNNNLCEHFAYSRQELFHLIRVEGIKTFDELLEKHGQGYGCEVCKPTVGSLLASCWNEYILKPQHTPLQDTNDNFLANIQKDGTYSVIPRSAGGEITPEGLVAVGRIAREFNLYTKITGSQRIGLFGAQKDDLPEIWRQLIEAGFETGHAYAKALRMAKTCVGSTWCRYGVGDSVGFGVELENRYKGIRTPHKMKFGVSGCTRECAEAQGKDVGIIATEKGWNLYVCGNGGMKPRHADLLAADLDRDTLIKYLDRFMMFYIRTADKLTRTAPWLDNMEGGIDYLRSVIIDDKLGLNDHLEEELARLRAAFACEWTETVNNPAAQTRFKHFINSDQRDPNVQVVPERDQHRPATPYERIPVTLVEENV; encoded by the coding sequence ATGAGCAAAGTCAGAATCGCTATTATCGGTAACGGCATGGTCGGCCATCGCTTTATCGAAGAGCTTCTTGATAAGGCGCCTGCCGGACAATTCGACATTACCGTGTTCTGTGAAGAGCCGCGTATCGCCTATGACCGTGTCCACCTGTCGTCTTACTTCTCCCATCACACTGCGGAAGAGCTGTCGCTGGTACGCGAAGGTTTCTATGAGAAACACGGCGTCAAGGTACTGGTCGGCGAACGCGCGATTACCATCAACCGTCAGGAAAAGGTGATCCACTCCAGCGCTGGCCGTACCGTTTTCTACGACAAGCTGATTATGGCGACTGGCTCATACCCGTGGATCCCGCCCATTAAAGGCGCGGAAACCCAGGATTGCTTCGTCTATCGTACTATTGAAGATCTTAACGCCATCGAATCCTGCGCCCGTCGCAGCAAACGCGGCGCGGTGGTCGGCGGCGGTCTGCTCGGCCTGGAAGCGGCTGGCGCGCTGAAAAATCTCGGCGTGGAAACCCACGTGATCGAGTTTGCGCCGATGCTGATGGCCGAGCAGCTCGACCAGATGGGCGGCGAGCAGCTGAAGCGTAAGATTGAAAGCATGGGTGTGAAAGTTCACACCAGCAAAAACACCAAAGAGATCGTTCAGCAGGGCACCGAGGCGCGCAAAACGATGCGCTTCGCCGACGGTAGCGAACTGCAGGTCGATTTCATCGTCTTCTCTACCGGTATCCGTCCGCGCGACAAGCTGGCTACCCAGTGCGGTCTCGCCGTCGCCCAACGCGGCGGCATCATGGTCAACGATAGCTGCCAGACCTCCGATCCGGATATCTACGCTATCGGCGAATGCGCCAGCTGGAATAACCGCGTATACGGTCTTGTCGCCCCGGGCTACAAAATGGCGCAGGTTACCGTTGACCATATCCTCGGCAACGACAATCTGTTCACCGGCGCCGACCTCAGCGCCAAGCTGAAGCTGCTCGGCGTGGACGTTGGCGGTATCGGCGACGCCCACGGGCGCACGCCGGGCGCGCGTAGCTACGTCTATCTCGACGAAAGCAAAGAAGTCTACAAACGGCTCATTGTCAGCGAAGATAACAAAACCCTGCTTGGCGCGGTACTGGTCGGCGACACCAGCGATTACGGCAACCTGCTGCAGCTGGTGCTGAATGCCATCGAGCTGCCGGAAAACCCGGATTCGCTGATCCTCCCGGCCCACGCCGGCAGCGGCAAGCCATCCATCGGCGTGGATAAACTGCCGGACAGCGCGCAGATTTGTTCCTGCTTCGACGTCAGCAAAGGCGACCTGATCGCCGCTATCAATAAAGGCTGCCACACCGTGGCGGCGCTGAAAGCGGAAACCAAAGCCGGAACCGGCTGCGGCGGCTGTATTCCGCTGGTGACGCAGGTGCTCAACGCCGAGCTGGCGAAACAGGGTATCGAAGTGAACAACAATCTGTGTGAGCACTTCGCCTACTCTCGCCAGGAGCTGTTCCACCTGATCCGCGTCGAAGGCATCAAAACCTTCGACGAACTGCTGGAAAAACATGGTCAGGGCTACGGCTGTGAAGTCTGTAAGCCGACCGTCGGTTCCCTGCTGGCCTCCTGCTGGAATGAGTACATCCTCAAACCACAGCACACGCCGCTGCAGGACACCAACGATAACTTCCTCGCCAACATCCAGAAAGATGGCACCTACTCGGTTATCCCGCGCTCCGCAGGCGGCGAAATTACGCCAGAAGGCCTGGTTGCCGTCGGTCGCATCGCGCGCGAATTTAATCTGTATACCAAAATCACCGGCTCCCAGCGTATCGGCCTGTTCGGCGCGCAAAAAGACGATCTGCCGGAAATCTGGCGTCAACTGATTGAAGCCGGCTTCGAAACCGGCCATGCCTACGCCAAAGCGTTACGTATGGCGAAAACCTGCGTCGGCAGTACCTGGTGCCGCTACGGCGTCGGCGATAGCGTCGGCTTCGGCGTAGAACTGGAAAACCGCTATAAAGGTATCCGTACCCCGCACAAAATGAAGTTCGGCGTCTCCGGTTGTACCCGTGAATGCGCGGAAGCGCAGGGTAAAGACGTTGGGATCATCGCCACCGAGAAAGGCTGGAACCTGTACGTGTGCGGTAACGGCGGGATGAAACCACGCCACGCCGATCTGCTGGCCGCGGACCTCGATCGCGATACGCTCATCAAATATCTCGACCGCTTTATGATGTTCTACATCCGCACCGCCGATAAGCTGACCCGTACCGCGCCGTGGCTGGACAACATGGAAGGCGGCATCGACTATCTGCGCAGCGTCATCATCGACGATAAGCTGGGCCTGAACGATCACCTTGAAGAAGAGCTGGCTCGCCTGCGCGCCGCTTTTGCCTGCGAATGGACCGAGACCGTCAATAACCCGGCGGCACAGACGCGCTTCAAACACTTTATCAACAGCGATCAGCGCGACCCGAACGTTCAGGTGGTGCCGGAACGTGACCAGCATCGCCCGGCCACGCCCTATGAGCGCATCCCGGTCACGCTGGTGGAGGAAAACGTATGA
- the nirD gene encoding nitrite reductase small subunit NirD, with translation MSQWVNICKIDDILPATGVCALLGQQQVAIFRPYHDDRVFAISNIDPFFNASVLSRGIIAEHDGALWVASPLKKQRFRLSDGLCMEDESHSIAHYEARVKDGKVQLKA, from the coding sequence ATGAGCCAGTGGGTAAACATCTGCAAAATTGACGACATCCTGCCGGCGACCGGCGTCTGTGCGCTGCTGGGGCAACAGCAGGTAGCTATCTTCCGTCCGTACCATGACGACAGAGTGTTCGCCATCAGCAATATCGATCCGTTCTTCAATGCCAGCGTGCTGTCCCGCGGGATTATCGCTGAGCATGACGGCGCGCTGTGGGTTGCCAGCCCGCTGAAAAAGCAGCGCTTCCGCCTCAGCGACGGGCTGTGCATGGAAGATGAGAGCCACTCCATCGCCCACTACGAAGCCCGTGTTAAAGATGGCAAAGTGCAGCTGAAAGCCTGA
- the cysG gene encoding siroheme synthase CysG, translated as MDHLPIFCQLRDRDCLLVGGGDVAERKARLLLDAGARLTVNSRQFTPQFQVWAEAQMLTLAQGDFNPALLDNCWLAIAATDDDVVNQQVSEAAESRRIFCNVVDAPRQASFIMPSIIDRSPLMVAVSSGGTSPVLARLLREKLESLLPLHLGQIARYAGQLRSRVKKQFATVGERRRFWEKLFVNDRLAQSLANDDRQAVADTTEQLLNEPLEHRGEVVLVGAGPGDAGLLTLKGLQQIQQADVVVYDRLVSDDIMNLVRRDADRVFVGKRAGYHCVPQEEINQILLREAQSGKRVVRLKGGDPFIFGRGGEELETLCAAGIPFSVVPGITAASGCSAYSGIPLTHRDFAQGVRLITGHLKTGSDLDWQNLAAEKQTLVFYMGLNQAAAIREKLIAHGMAADMPAAIVENGTAVNQKVVTGTLDRLDILAQQMASPALIIVGRVVALRDKLNWFSHH; from the coding sequence GTGGACCACTTACCTATTTTTTGCCAACTACGCGATCGCGACTGCTTGCTGGTCGGCGGCGGCGATGTCGCTGAACGCAAGGCGCGTCTGTTGCTCGACGCAGGCGCCCGGTTAACGGTGAACTCACGCCAGTTTACTCCGCAGTTTCAGGTGTGGGCCGAGGCGCAAATGCTGACGCTGGCGCAGGGCGATTTCAATCCTGCGCTGCTCGATAACTGCTGGCTGGCGATCGCCGCCACCGACGATGATGTCGTTAATCAGCAGGTCAGCGAGGCCGCTGAATCACGGCGTATTTTCTGCAACGTGGTGGATGCGCCCCGTCAGGCCAGCTTTATCATGCCGTCAATTATCGACCGCTCGCCGCTGATGGTCGCCGTGTCTTCCGGCGGTACCTCCCCGGTGCTGGCGCGCCTGCTGCGTGAAAAGCTCGAATCGCTGCTGCCGCTGCACCTCGGGCAAATCGCCCGCTATGCCGGGCAGTTGCGCTCAAGGGTGAAAAAACAGTTCGCTACCGTCGGCGAGCGCCGCCGCTTCTGGGAAAAGCTGTTTGTTAACGATCGTCTCGCCCAATCGCTGGCGAACGATGATCGTCAGGCCGTTGCCGACACCACGGAACAGTTATTGAATGAGCCGCTGGAACATCGCGGCGAAGTGGTGCTGGTGGGCGCCGGTCCGGGCGATGCCGGGCTGCTCACCCTCAAGGGACTGCAGCAGATCCAGCAGGCCGATGTAGTGGTTTATGACCGACTGGTCTCCGACGACATTATGAACCTGGTGCGCCGTGACGCCGATCGGGTGTTTGTCGGCAAACGTGCAGGCTATCACTGCGTGCCGCAGGAGGAGATTAACCAAATCCTGCTGCGCGAAGCGCAAAGCGGCAAACGTGTTGTACGTCTGAAAGGCGGCGATCCGTTTATTTTTGGCCGCGGCGGCGAAGAGCTGGAGACCCTCTGCGCGGCAGGTATTCCGTTCTCGGTGGTGCCGGGGATCACCGCCGCCTCCGGCTGCTCGGCCTACTCCGGCATTCCGCTCACCCACCGCGATTTCGCCCAGGGCGTACGCCTGATCACCGGCCATCTGAAAACCGGTAGCGATCTCGACTGGCAAAATCTGGCGGCGGAAAAACAGACGCTGGTGTTCTATATGGGGCTAAACCAGGCGGCGGCGATCCGCGAAAAACTGATCGCCCACGGCATGGCGGCGGATATGCCGGCCGCTATCGTCGAAAACGGCACCGCGGTCAACCAGAAGGTCGTCACCGGCACTCTGGATCGGCTGGATATCCTGGCGCAGCAGATGGCCAGCCCGGCGTTGATTATCGTGGGCCGCGTGGTGGCGCTACGCGACAAGCTGAACTGGTTTTCTCACCATTAA
- the trpS gene encoding tryptophan--tRNA ligase encodes MTKPIVFSGAQPSGELTIGNYMGALRQWVNMQDDYHCIYCIVDQHAITVRQDPQNLRKATLDTLALYLACGIDPQKSTIFVQSHVPEHAQLGWALNCYTYFGELSRMTQFKDKSARYAENINAGLFDYPVLMAADILLYQTNQVPVGEDQKQHLELSRDVAQRFNAIYGDIFKVPEPFIPKSGARVMSLLEPTKKMSKSDDNRNNVIGLLEDPKSVVKKIKRAVTDSDEPPVVRYDVQNKAGVSNLLDILSAVTGQSIPELEQHFEGKMYGHLKGEVAEAVSGMLTELQERYHRFRNDEAFLNQVMKEGAEKASAHASKTLKAVYEAIGFVAKP; translated from the coding sequence ATGACTAAGCCCATCGTTTTTAGTGGCGCACAGCCCTCAGGTGAATTGACCATTGGCAACTATATGGGTGCGCTGCGTCAATGGGTAAACATGCAGGATGACTATCACTGTATTTACTGCATCGTTGACCAGCACGCGATCACCGTGCGTCAGGATCCGCAGAACCTGCGTAAAGCAACGCTGGATACGCTGGCGCTGTATCTGGCCTGCGGTATCGATCCGCAAAAGAGCACCATTTTCGTCCAGTCTCACGTGCCGGAACACGCACAGCTGGGCTGGGCGCTCAACTGCTACACCTATTTCGGCGAACTGAGCCGCATGACCCAGTTTAAGGACAAGTCCGCGCGCTACGCCGAGAACATCAACGCCGGTCTGTTTGACTACCCGGTACTGATGGCCGCTGACATCCTGCTGTACCAGACCAACCAGGTACCGGTAGGCGAAGATCAGAAACAGCATCTTGAGCTGAGCCGCGACGTTGCGCAGCGCTTTAACGCTATCTATGGCGATATCTTTAAAGTGCCTGAGCCGTTTATTCCTAAGTCCGGCGCGCGCGTCATGTCGCTGCTGGAACCGACCAAGAAGATGTCCAAGTCCGATGACAACCGCAACAACGTCATTGGCCTGCTGGAAGACCCGAAATCGGTAGTTAAGAAGATCAAACGCGCGGTGACCGATTCCGACGAGCCGCCGGTTGTCCGTTACGATGTGCAAAACAAAGCGGGCGTTTCCAACCTGCTGGATATCCTCTCCGCCGTCACCGGCCAGAGCATTCCGGAGCTGGAACAGCACTTTGAAGGTAAAATGTACGGCCATCTGAAAGGTGAAGTCGCCGAAGCCGTTTCCGGGATGCTGACCGAGCTGCAGGAGCGCTATCACCGTTTCCGCAACGACGAAGCGTTCCTTAATCAGGTGATGAAAGAGGGCGCCGAGAAGGCCAGCGCGCACGCTTCTAAGACTCTGAAAGCGGTATATGAAGCGATTGGCTTTGTCGCTAAGCCGTAA
- the gph gene encoding phosphoglycolate phosphatase, with product MDKLQAIRGVAFDLDGTLVDSAPGLTAAVDSALYALELPVAGEERVVTWIGNGADVLMERALNWARQERATLRAAMGKPSVDDHDIPQDEQLRVLRKLFDRYYAEAAEEGSFLFPAVADTLGALHAKGLPLALVTNKPTPFVAPLLEALDIAKYFSVVIGGDDVKNKKPHPDPLLLVAQKLSLTPAELLFVGDSRNDIQAAKAAGCRSIGLTFGYNYGEPIALSEPDFIFDQFNELLPALGLPYSETQELKND from the coding sequence ATGGATAAATTACAGGCCATCCGCGGCGTGGCATTCGACCTGGACGGTACGCTGGTCGATAGCGCGCCGGGTTTAACCGCCGCCGTTGATAGCGCGCTTTACGCGCTGGAACTGCCGGTGGCAGGTGAAGAACGCGTCGTGACCTGGATTGGCAACGGCGCAGACGTCCTGATGGAGCGGGCGCTGAACTGGGCTCGCCAGGAGCGCGCCACGTTACGCGCGGCGATGGGGAAACCTTCCGTCGACGATCATGATATACCGCAAGACGAACAGCTACGCGTTTTGCGTAAACTGTTCGACCGCTATTACGCCGAAGCGGCGGAAGAAGGTAGTTTCTTGTTCCCGGCGGTGGCCGATACGCTCGGCGCGCTGCATGCCAAAGGCCTGCCGCTGGCGCTGGTCACCAACAAACCAACGCCGTTCGTGGCGCCCTTGCTCGAGGCGCTGGATATCGCGAAATACTTTAGCGTGGTGATCGGCGGCGACGATGTGAAGAACAAAAAGCCGCATCCGGATCCGCTGCTGCTGGTGGCGCAAAAGCTCTCTCTGACGCCTGCCGAACTCTTGTTCGTCGGGGATTCGCGCAATGATATTCAGGCGGCGAAAGCGGCAGGTTGCCGCTCTATCGGTCTGACTTTCGGCTATAACTACGGCGAGCCGATAGCGCTGAGCGAGCCGGATTTTATCTTTGACCAATTTAATGAACTCTTGCCCGCTCTTGGGCTACCGTACAGTGAAACTCAGGAATTAAAAAATGACTAA
- the rpe gene encoding ribulose-phosphate 3-epimerase: MKQYLIAPSILSADFARLGEDTAKALAAGADVVHFDVMDNHYVPNLTIGPMVLKSLRNYGITAPIDVHLMVKPVDRIIPDFAEAGASIITFHPEASEHVDRSLQLIKEHGCKAGLVFNPATPLSYLDYVMDKLDVILLMSVNPGFGGQSFIPHTLEKLRQVRQLIDQSGYDIRLEVDGGVKASNIGEIAAAGADMFVAGSAIFGQPDYKKVIDQMRSELAKVSHG; encoded by the coding sequence ATGAAGCAGTATTTGATTGCCCCTTCGATTCTGTCGGCTGATTTTGCCCGTTTGGGCGAGGATACCGCTAAGGCACTGGCGGCGGGTGCGGATGTCGTACACTTCGACGTCATGGACAACCACTATGTGCCGAATCTGACGATTGGCCCGATGGTACTGAAGTCGCTGCGCAACTACGGCATTACCGCGCCGATCGATGTGCACCTGATGGTAAAGCCGGTCGACCGCATCATTCCTGATTTTGCCGAAGCCGGCGCCAGCATTATCACTTTCCACCCGGAAGCCTCTGAACACGTCGACCGCAGCCTGCAGCTTATCAAAGAGCATGGCTGTAAAGCGGGGCTGGTATTCAACCCGGCGACACCGCTAAGTTACCTCGATTATGTTATGGATAAGCTGGATGTGATCCTGCTGATGTCGGTTAACCCAGGCTTTGGCGGCCAGTCCTTTATTCCGCACACCCTTGAAAAACTGCGTCAGGTGCGTCAGCTTATCGATCAATCCGGCTACGACATTCGCCTTGAAGTCGATGGCGGCGTGAAAGCCAGCAATATTGGTGAAATTGCCGCCGCCGGTGCGGATATGTTTGTCGCGGGTTCGGCGATCTTCGGCCAGCCGGACTACAAAAAAGTTATTGATCAAATGCGTAGTGAATTAGCGAAGGTTAGTCATGGATAA
- the dam gene encoding adenine-specific DNA-methyltransferase has product MKKNRAFLKWAGGKYPLLDDIKKHLPEGECLIEPFVGAGSVFLNTDFSRYILADINSDLIGLYNIVKLRTDEYVSAAREMFTPENNAAERYYQYRDEFNQSQDPLRRAVLFLYLNRHGYNGLCRYNLRGEFNVPFGRYKKPYFPEAELYHFAAKAQNAEFYCESYEECMKRADSRAVVYCDPPYAPLTATANFTAYHTNSFNLDQQVLLAKKAESLMKKRIPVLISNHRTPLTQEWYKNAAETHIVKVRRSISSNGGTRKKVDELLALYRPPKTK; this is encoded by the coding sequence ATGAAAAAGAATCGCGCTTTTCTGAAGTGGGCAGGGGGGAAATACCCCCTGCTTGACGATATTAAAAAGCATTTGCCGGAAGGTGAATGCTTGATTGAGCCCTTCGTGGGCGCCGGGTCGGTATTCCTGAATACCGACTTTTCTCGTTATATTCTCGCGGATATCAATAGCGATCTGATCGGTCTGTATAACATCGTCAAATTGCGCACCGACGAATACGTCAGCGCGGCACGTGAGATGTTTACGCCGGAAAATAACGCCGCGGAGCGCTACTACCAGTACCGTGATGAATTCAACCAGAGTCAGGATCCCCTGCGTCGCGCGGTGCTGTTCCTGTATCTGAATCGTCATGGCTACAACGGCCTGTGCCGCTACAACCTGCGCGGCGAGTTCAACGTGCCGTTTGGCCGCTACAAAAAGCCCTATTTCCCCGAGGCTGAGCTCTATCACTTCGCCGCCAAGGCGCAGAACGCCGAGTTTTACTGCGAATCTTATGAAGAGTGTATGAAGCGCGCCGATAGCCGGGCGGTGGTCTATTGCGATCCGCCGTACGCGCCGCTGACGGCGACGGCGAATTTTACCGCCTACCACACCAACAGCTTCAACCTTGATCAGCAGGTACTGCTGGCGAAAAAGGCGGAATCGTTGATGAAAAAGCGGATCCCGGTGCTTATCTCAAACCACCGCACGCCGCTGACGCAGGAGTGGTATAAAAACGCGGCGGAAACGCATATTGTGAAGGTTCGGCGCAGCATCAGCAGCAATGGTGGTACGCGTAAAAAGGTGGACGAGCTCTTAGCGCTGTACCGTCCACCGAAGACCAAATAA